The DNA segment GCCGCTTCAGCATTTTGCGCTTGTTGTTGCTGCGTGATTAGCCAGGCATCGAAATCCTCTTCCGATACTGCTTCGACCACAATCGGCATAAAGCCGTGGTCTTTACCGCAGAGCTCGGCGCATTGACCTCGATAGGTGCCGGGCTTGTCGATGCGGGTCCATGCCTCATTAATAAATCCCGGATTGGCATCCTTTTTGACTGCAAAAGCGGGTACCCACCAAGAGTGGATAACGTCTTCGGAGGTCATTAAGAAGCGCACTTTGCGGTTGATAGGTAGAACCAGTGGTTTATCAACCTCTAGCAGGTAGTTTTCGCCTTTGGTTTCATCGCCTATTATCTGTTCCCTAGGTGTCGATAATAGGCTGAAGAACTCAATATCTTGATCGAAATAGCTGTAATGCCATTTCCACTGTGAGCCAGTAATCTTGATGGTGAGATCGGCGTTGCTCGGATCTTCCATTGCAATCAAGGTTTTGGTTGCAGGAATAGCCATGACTATAAGAATAATAAAAGGTACTACAGTCCAAAGGATCTCGACTTTAGTACTTTCATGAAAGTTGGCGGCGACAGCGCCTTTTGATTTGCGGTGGTTGATCATGGCGTAAATCATGATGCCAAAAACCACGATGCCAATAGCGCAGCAGATGTACAGAATAACCATGTGAAGGCTGTAAATTCGCCCACTGATCTCCGTAACACCCTCTGTCATATTCAGTGGCATTTCTGATGCAAAAAGTACGGGCGAAAATAGTAACGCCAGCACACAATACAACAATTGCTTCACTAGACTTCTCCTCTGTCGACAAGACAAAGAAGAGTCACACAGTAAGTCTCTGCTCTATGTAAACTCTTCAGTTCCCAAAAAAGCAACGATGACTTCAAAGTGCGCGAGTGGCTTGCCTATCGAGTCGCTAAAAATAGGTTTGCGACAAAGGCTATTGTATTTCAGTGATGTTCACTGCAGATGTAACCACGTTGGCACTTACGGCTGAAATATATCAGGTCGATCTCAGTCTAAACTTCCAGTTGGGCTTCAAACCGTGGAGCCAGACCAACGACTAAAATCGCTCAGATATAACAAAATATCGTTGTTATTACGTATATCGTTGTTATTACTTATTAACTTACTTGATGAATAAAAATTGATCAAGATCACTTTTTGATTCATTTGCTTAGTATAGGCGATAAAAAAGCTCTCGATTGAGAGCCTTAGGTTTTTAGCAAAGAAATAATGTATTAGAAAGATGGGCTGACAGCTCCGTTAGTGAACGGCACCGAACAGGGCGGCTTGAGCAAAAGTCTTATCCTGCATATTCATTGTGCAAATTGGTAAGTGACTACTCGTATTTTTATTAGCACTTTCAATCGAATTTTCAATAATAATGCCGGCTGCTCGTGCGCTTTTGGCAACGATTTGTAGGCGTCGACTATCACGCGCATCTAATGAATTAGTCCAAGTGATCACTGCACTAGAGGTTCCACTCATTAATGCTTTTTCCATCGCCCAAAGTGTTTCCACTTCATCTTTAGCATGCACCAGTAAAATACGATCCATTCTAACGCCTGCAGCGGCTAGCATCTGCTTGTAACCAATATTTGGCGGACTGATAAGCACTATCCAACGGCCTTGTTGGCTCAGTTGTGAAAGCTGAGCACTAATCTGATTAAGCTCGTCACGTCCTTGAGTTTGCGTCACCATAGTGGTGATCTCATTACCTGCGCTACTCACCATGCTAGTCGATGGCATATCTTGCCATAGTCCTGGGTGGCGAGGGCTAGTGCCCATCAGTTTGTTCATTGCCAGTCTCCATTACGGATCACACCAACGGCTAAACCTTCAATACTTAAGCTTTGGTTCGCTAGATCCACTTCAATTGGTGAATACTCTTCGTTCTCTGCATGTAAGAAAACTTTGTTGCCTTTCTTCTCGAAACGCTTGACGGTAACATCATCTTCGACGCGAGCGACTACTATTTGGCCGTTGCGAGCCTGCTGTATCTTATGAACGGCTAGCAGGTCACCTTCGAGTATGCCAATGTTCTTCATACTGTCACCACGGACTCTGAGTAAGAAGTCTGCTGATGGCTTGAACATGGCTGGGTCCACTTTATAGTGTTGCTCTACATGTTCTTGAGCAAGAATCGGTTCACCTGCGGCAACTTGGCCGATAAGGGGTAAACCTAAATCTGCATCTTCGGTGTTTTCTTGGGTTAACTTAATACCGCGAGACGTACCCGGCATAATTTCAATGCAGCCTTTCTTGGCTAAGGCTTTTAAATGCTCCTCAGCAGCGTTGGCTGATTTAAAACCCAAACGTCTTGCGATCTCAGCGCGGGTTGGCGGCATGCCTGTGTCTGCAATATTACGTTTGATTAGCTCTAAAATTTCAGCTTGGCGCGGTGTAAGTGGTCTCATGGTTAACCCTGTCTTTCTATACAGTACCTGTCAGTATATACAGTAATTTTTCGAGTGCAAGTAATAACCAGTTATATTGTTTTGCAAGTGTGGGATCCAGTTTCAAATGAAATAAATCCGGCGATATGAAACTCAATCTTTGACGGCATCTGTGACTAATCAGTGTATTGCATTGCCTTTAGTTTGAAATGGCTAGTTTTGGCTTTGTGATTTTCTAATCTCAGTTTTTAAATATAAATAGTATTTTGGGGGGAATTAGGATTTTAAGCGTGGCTAAACAAAATATAAAAAATGGTGCCATAGGGCACCATTTTTTATTGTCATAACTCAAATGTCTATTGGCGCGTTATACCAATCAGTATAAGAAGTTGATTTACTCAGAGTGTTTTTGGCAAACTAATTCAAGGCGAATGGATGACATAATGGTTGTTCCCTTATGAGTTTATTCAACGCAGAAGTAGGCAGCCAAAAACACTCCTTACAGGCGAGTTTTAGCGGTTCTGATGCTGTGACTCTTAAGGAACAAGAGGGAGCTTAAACGTAGAATAACTATGCTCTTCACTCGCAGCCTTGCCTCAGAGCCGCTAAACTCTCGCTGAGCGATCAAATCTTTATACTGGTTGGTATTATACCGCTGCCATCATCGCCTTGTAGCGACAATCATCCTCATACATCTGCTGAAATACCTGGTACTTCGCATCATAAAAGCGCTTGCTCTTATCGGCCGTTGGCGTCACCGTTTTACCGATGCGGCTCATGGCATTCATCGCATCCGGAATAGAGTCAAAGCCCCCCCCTGCGACAGCGCCTAACATAGCAGAACCTAATAATACGGCTTCGCTCTCTTCTGACAGCAACATGGCGCACCCTGTGGCATTGGCATGCTCTTGAATAAAGACTGGATTCTTAGTACCACCGCCACAAGCCATGATGGTGTCGATGGCATAACCTGACTTGTTCATCTCTTCGATAATATGTCGTGTTCCCAAGGCAATGGCTTGCACTGTGGCTAAATATTGCAGCGCCATATCATCCAAGGTGACGCCCATACTCAAGCCTGTCATGGTGCCGGTTAAATGCGGGTTGGCCCTTGGGGAGCGGTTACCATTAAAATAGGGCAGCACATGGCGATCACGAGTCAAGAAGGCGATATCTTCCTTGCTTCCGGCAAGATTGAGTAACCGATCGTTTAATAGCTGATAGATGGTGATCCCAGCCGCTTTAGCTTGCTCAACGGCCTGTGCATTATAAGGATGGGCATTAATAATATGATCAATCAGCACACCTGTTGCAGATTGGCCGCCTTCATTAAGCCAGAGACCAGGGATCATTGCGCTATAATATGCGCCCCAGATGCCGTCGATAAAGCGAGCGGTCTTTGATACCGCCATATGGCAAGTCGATGTACCACCAATCAAGGCCAATCGCTTATTAAAATCTGCCGCCTCACCGCTCATTCCAGCCGCACCTAATATGCCAATCCCGCCAGCATGGG comes from the Shewanella halifaxensis HAW-EB4 genome and includes:
- a CDS encoding cell division inhibitor SulA; translation: MNKLMGTSPRHPGLWQDMPSTSMVSSAGNEITTMVTQTQGRDELNQISAQLSQLSQQGRWIVLISPPNIGYKQMLAAAGVRMDRILLVHAKDEVETLWAMEKALMSGTSSAVITWTNSLDARDSRRLQIVAKSARAAGIIIENSIESANKNTSSHLPICTMNMQDKTFAQAALFGAVH
- a CDS encoding FGGY-family carbohydrate kinase; the encoded protein is MSSYFIGVDVGSGSARAGVFDSQGRKAGEAKRDISIFKPKAHFVEQSSDDIWQCVCLAVRDAMSQANIDSVQVKGIGFDATCSMVVLDKHGLPLTVSPTGRSEQNIVMWMDHRAIAQAERINASKHPVLAFVGNHISPEMQTPKLLWLKENMPSTWAKAGYFFDLPDFLTWKATNENSRSLCSTVCKWTYLGHESKWDKDYFNTIGLGELLQDDARIIGSDIRPMGEAIGNGLTAQAAAELGLLTGTKVATSIIDAHAGGIGILGAAGMSGEAADFNKRLALIGGTSTCHMAVSKTARFIDGIWGAYYSAMIPGLWLNEGGQSATGVLIDHIINAHPYNAQAVEQAKAAGITIYQLLNDRLLNLAGSKEDIAFLTRDRHVLPYFNGNRSPRANPHLTGTMTGLSMGVTLDDMALQYLATVQAIALGTRHIIEEMNKSGYAIDTIMACGGGTKNPVFIQEHANATGCAMLLSEESEAVLLGSAMLGAVAGGGFDSIPDAMNAMSRIGKTVTPTADKSKRFYDAKYQVFQQMYEDDCRYKAMMAAV
- the lexA gene encoding transcriptional repressor LexA; its protein translation is MRPLTPRQAEILELIKRNIADTGMPPTRAEIARRLGFKSANAAEEHLKALAKKGCIEIMPGTSRGIKLTQENTEDADLGLPLIGQVAAGEPILAQEHVEQHYKVDPAMFKPSADFLLRVRGDSMKNIGILEGDLLAVHKIQQARNGQIVVARVEDDVTVKRFEKKGNKVFLHAENEEYSPIEVDLANQSLSIEGLAVGVIRNGDWQ